In Brachybacterium fresconis, the genomic stretch ACGAAGCCGAGCACGGCGAGCTCGCTGCCGAGTGCCCGCGTGAAGGTGTCGGCGACGATCAGCACGACGGGCACGATCACCGGGAGCATCGCGACGATCAGCGGATAGCGGTGGGCGGTGGTGGCCTGCTGGACGGCGACGCCACCGGAGCCGGAGTTCGGCACGTCGGCCCCGTCGGTCGAGGAGCCATCGGTGGTCGTCGAGGCGCCACCGCCCGTCGAGGTGCCGGCCGCCGACTGGGCGGTGCTGCGTTCGGCGGCGAGGCGCTGCTGCTCCTCCTCCGGGGATTCGCCGAAGATCGAGTCGTCGAACTCGGGGTCGCGATCGGTGGCGGGATCGAAGATCCGTCGCATGAGCAGGGAGTGCAGGAAGATGCTGGAGATGATGAAGACGATGCCCAGCGGGACGCCCCAGATCAGGAGCTTGCCCAGCGGGATCCCGAGCGGGCCGGCGACGGCGACGGCCGCGACGCCCGGGACGACCACGAGCAGGCCGACCTCGAGGCCGATCGCGAGCGCGCCGGCGAGCTGGGCAATGCTGCGACCGGTGCGTTTGGCGATGGTCCCGGCCATGGGGGCGAGGATCACCAGGGCCACGTCGAAGTAGATCGACGGGAAGAGGATGCCGGAGGCCAGGCCCAGGACATAGGGGGATCTGGACGGCCCGACGACCTTCAGCATCGAGTCGACGACCCGCTGCATCGTGCCGGTCGCGGACAGGGCCGTGCCGATCATGACGCCGAAGCCGATGATCAGACCGACCTCCGTCATCAGATCTCCGAAGCCGGTGTTGACCGCGGTGACGGTGGCGGTGAAGCCGAGGCCGCCGGCGACACCGAGGTACAGCGAGCCGATGATCAGCGAGATGACGGGGTTGAGCTTCGCCCAGGCGATGAGCAGGATGACGCCGACGACGGCGATGACCAGATGGACGATCACCATTGTGTCCATGGTTCCTCCAGGGGTGGGGACCGCGCGTTCGTGCGCGGTCGGCAGGGACGGTGCACGGTGCCTCAGGCGGGGGTCGCGGTCAGCACCTCTCCGACGAGTGCGAGGCTGCGGGCGACGTCGGCCTCGCGGTCGGCCTCTGCGACGTCGTGGGTCTCGAGCTCCAGGACGTAGGTACCTCCGAAGCCCTGGGCCTCCAGGGCGGCGATCACGCCGGAGAGGTCGACCTCGCCGGCGCCGAGCGAGAGGTTCAGGTTCCCGGCGACGGCGTCGCGCAGGTGCACCCGTTCGATCCGGGGGCCGAGGCGGCGCGCCCAGGTGATCGGGTCCTCTGCGGACGCGACCACGTGGGAGACGTCAAACAGGACGCCGAAGGCGTCGGGATCGCTGCGTGCGAGGAGCTCGTCGGCGGCGGCGACGGTGTGCAGGTATCGGCGATGATGCAGCACCTCGACCAGAAGCCGCACCCTGTGCGCTGCACAGACCCGCGAAATGACCTGCAGGTTCCCGGCGATCCGGGCGAGGTCGCTCTGCTGGTCCACGAACGGGGCGTGGTCCGCCCGACCTGCCGGCACGATCAGCGCGGCGTCGAGGGCGGCGGCCAGCTCGACCAGAGGATCCACGACCGCGACCAGGTCGCGCTCGGCGA encodes the following:
- a CDS encoding GntP family permease, with product MDTMVIVHLVIAVVGVILLIAWAKLNPVISLIIGSLYLGVAGGLGFTATVTAVNTGFGDLMTEVGLIIGFGVMIGTALSATGTMQRVVDSMLKVVGPSRSPYVLGLASGILFPSIYFDVALVILAPMAGTIAKRTGRSIAQLAGALAIGLEVGLLVVVPGVAAVAVAGPLGIPLGKLLIWGVPLGIVFIISSIFLHSLLMRRIFDPATDRDPEFDDSIFGESPEEEQQRLAAERSTAQSAAGTSTGGGASTTTDGSSTDGADVPNSGSGGVAVQQATTAHRYPLIVAMLPVIVPVVLIVADTFTRALGSELAVLGFVGSPVVALLIGLVIGIILAIPEVTRNGIDDLVTKGAANAGSILLFTGVAGSLGAVITQVGVGEMLANLFQANAAIPVLLAWVVAAVLRLAQGSASVAAITAATLLAPIMGSIEAAPLLILLAAGSGAAFGGHVTDNTFWIFKQMLGFSTKGTFKIYTLAQSTFAVVGLAVCLVLDLFL
- a CDS encoding sugar phosphate isomerase/epimerase family protein; translated protein: MTARSPRTTAERLARIGISTISFRHRPLDEALRLIAATGSSEIDLGAIPAVTDHVPVPVDRDPAQYADLLREHGLRCGAVNADPGDLNDPGLAERDLVAVVDPLVELAAALDAALIVPAGRADHAPFVDQQSDLARIAGNLQVISRVCAAHRVRLLVEVLHHRRYLHTVAAADELLARSDPDAFGVLFDVSHVVASAEDPITWARRLGPRIERVHLRDAVAGNLNLSLGAGEVDLSGVIAALEAQGFGGTYVLELETHDVAEADREADVARSLALVGEVLTATPA